The Brassica napus cultivar Da-Ae chromosome C7, Da-Ae, whole genome shotgun sequence genome has a segment encoding these proteins:
- the LOC125590389 gene encoding secreted RxLR effector protein 161-like, with translation MEHPTTTHFKAAKRILRYIKGTINFGLYYSISEDYRLVGYSDSDWGGDVDDRKSTSGVVFFIGETAFTWMSKKQPIVTLSTCEAEYVAATSCVCHAIWLRNLLKELNLPQEEPTKIFVDNRSAIALAKNPVFHDRSKQSILVITTLENVLPRWMCS, from the coding sequence ATGGAGCATCCAACAACAACTCATTTCAAGGCAGCTAAGAGGATCCTACGCTATATCAAAGGTACTATCAACTTTGGCTTGTACTACTCTATCTCTGAAGATTACAGGCTTGTTGGATATAGCGATAGCGATTGGGGTGGAGatgtagatgaccggaaaagcACAAGTGGCGTCGTGTTTTTCATTGGAGAAACCGCTTTCACATGGATGTCAAAGAAGCAACCAATTGTCACTCTTTCTACTTGTGAAGCGGAGTATGTGGCAGCTACTTCATGTGTTTGCCATGCCATTTGGTTACGAAACTTGCTAAAGGAGTTGAACCTACCACAAGAGGAGCCAACAAAGATCTTTGTGGATAACAGGTCGGCAATAGCATTGGCGAAGAATCCAGTCTTCCATGATCGGAGTAAGCAATCGATACTCGTTATCACTACATTAGAGAATGTGTTACCAAGATGGATGTGCAGTTAG